The window GCTCAAAACGCTGGACCTGCGGGTGCGCCGGCAGAACGCCACCGGCCTGGCCCTGGCTCGCTTTCTCGCCGGGCATCCGGCGGTGCGCGCGGTCCACTACCCGGGACTGCCCGATCACCCGGACCACGAAGTGGCCGCCCGGCTCATGGACGGCTGGGGCGGCGTCGTCAGTTTCGAATACGACGGCGACCTGGAGGCGACAGGCCGGCTGCTGGAACGGCTCCGTGTGCCGTTCGTGGGGCCGTCGCTCGGGGGGGTGGAGAGCGTCGTGGTGCAACCGGCGGCGATGTTGTCCCCCGATCCGGCGGAGCGCCGTCGCGCGGGCCTGCCTGACAATCTGGTTCGGTATGCCGCCGGCATTGAGGCGGCCGAGGACCTGATCGCGGACCTGGAGCAGGCTCTGGACGGAACGTCACCCGCGCCGAGGAGGCTGTCATGATCGTGTTCAAATTCGGCGGCACTTCGGTTGGCAGTCCCCGGTCCATCGGGGCTGTGGCCGACATCATCGCGCGGCACCGGTCCGGCGCCGACGGCGGCTCGACCGAGCCGGGCGCTGCCGGCGGCCTCGTTGTGGTGGTGTCGGCCATGGCCGGTGTGACCAACAGCCTGATCGCGGCCGCGCGCGCGGCGGCGGCGGGCCGGACAGCGGAATACCGGGACATCAAAACGGCGCTCTTGCACCAGCACCTGGCCGTGGTGGACGAGCTGCTCGGGGATTGTGCCGAGGGCCTGGAAGCCTGCGGTCAGCTCGAGGACGCGGTGCACGAGCTGGAGCGCCTGCTGCGGAGCATCGCCGTGCTCGGAGAGCTGACCCGGCGCGGTCTCGACGTGGTGGCCGCCTTCGGCGAGCGGATGTCGTCCGGTTTGCTGGCGGCGGTGCTGCGCCGGCGGGGGGTGCGGGCTCAGGCGCTGAGCGCCACCGGGCTGATCGTCACCGACGCCCGCTTCGGCGAGGCGTCGCCGCAGGCTGCGCCCACCCGCGAGCGGCTGCGGCAGACGGTGCCGCCGCTGCTGGGCCGGGGCGTCGTGCCGGTGATCACCGGTTTCATCGCCGCCACGGCGGAGGGTGTGACGACCACGCTGGGGCGGGGCGGCAGCGATTACACCGCGGCGATCATCGGGGCGGCGCTGGAAGCGGCCGAAGTGTGGATCTGGACGGATGTGGACGGCATCCTTACGGCTGATCCCAACCTTGTTCCCGGGGCGAGGACCCTGTCCGAACTCACGTACGCCGAGGCGGCCGAGCTGGCTTACTTCGGCGCCGACGTGCTGCATCCCAAAACCATCGGTCCGTTGGTGGCCGGCGGCATCCCGCTGCGGATCCTGAACACGTTCAACCCGGCCCAGCCCGGCACGCGGATCGCGCCGCGGCCGGCGCCTGAGCGGGAGCTGCTCCCGGCACTTATCTCCACCGAGGGGCTGGCCATGATCGCGGTGGGCACTTCCGACGACTCGTGGACCCTCCAGTTGGCGGCCCGGGCGTTGCAGCACCTCAGCGAGGCGGGGGTGGACGTGCCCATGTTCTCGCAGTCGTTCTCAGAGCACCGGCTGAACCTGGTGGTCCGCGGCCCCGACCAGACGCATGCCCTGGGCGTTCTGGAGCGGGTTTTCGGCGGCGACGCCGGGGCCTGCGTGATCGGAGTGCGGGGCGAGGTGGCGACGCTGTCGGTGGTGGGCCCGCCCGGCATCGACGGCACTGCCTTGGCGGCGCGGGTGTTCGGGGTCCTGGGACGACGCGGGACGCCGGTCCTGGCGGTGGCCCAGGGGACGACGGGCCGCAGCGTGTCCATCTGTGTGCCGGAAGGCCAGCTCGCCGGTGCCGTGAGCGACCTGCACCGGGAGTTGGCGGTGGAGGTGGCCCATGCGTAAGATCCCCGTGGGCGTCCTCGGCGCCACCGGCGTGGTGGGCCAGCGCTTTGTCCAGCTCTTGGCGGACCACCCCTGGTTTTCGCTTTGCGCGCTGGCTGCATCAGACCGTTCGGCTGGACGCACGTACGCCGAAGCCTGTCGCTGGCTCCTGCCCGGGCCCGTGCCAGAAGCGGCGGCCGGACTGGAGGTGTGGCCCCTGGAGCCGGAGCTCGACTGCCGGTTGGTCTTCTCGGCGCTTCCCGCCGATGTGGCTGAGTCTGTGGAGGAGCGGTTCGCTGCCGCCGGCTACGCTGTGTGCTCCAACACCTCGGCGCACCGGATGGACGCCGACGTGCCGCTCCTCATCCCCGAAGTGAATCCCGATCACACAGCCCTCATCGAGGGACAGCGCCGCCGCCGCGGCTGGTCCGGCTGCATCGTGACGGCGCCCAACTGCTCCAGCACCCAGGTGGCGCTGGCCCTCAAGCCGCTGCACGATGCCTTCGGCCTGCTACGCGTGAGCGTGGTGACGCTGCAGGCGGTCTCCGGAGCGGGCTATCCAGGCCTGGCGGCGCTGGACATTCTGGATAACGTCATTCCCTTCATCGACGGGGAGGAG of the Acidobacteriota bacterium genome contains:
- a CDS encoding PLP-dependent transferase, which translates into the protein DIVIHSGSKYLGGHHDLIAGAAVGSAARLEPLERARGVFGAVGGPMDAYLLLRGLKTLDLRVRRQNATGLALARFLAGHPAVRAVHYPGLPDHPDHEVAARLMDGWGGVVSFEYDGDLEATGRLLERLRVPFVGPSLGGVESVVVQPAAMLSPDPAERRRAGLPDNLVRYAAGIEAAEDLIADLEQALDGTSPAPRRLS
- a CDS encoding aspartate kinase, with the protein product MIVFKFGGTSVGSPRSIGAVADIIARHRSGADGGSTEPGAAGGLVVVVSAMAGVTNSLIAAARAAAAGRTAEYRDIKTALLHQHLAVVDELLGDCAEGLEACGQLEDAVHELERLLRSIAVLGELTRRGLDVVAAFGERMSSGLLAAVLRRRGVRAQALSATGLIVTDARFGEASPQAAPTRERLRQTVPPLLGRGVVPVITGFIAATAEGVTTTLGRGGSDYTAAIIGAALEAAEVWIWTDVDGILTADPNLVPGARTLSELTYAEAAELAYFGADVLHPKTIGPLVAGGIPLRILNTFNPAQPGTRIAPRPAPERELLPALISTEGLAMIAVGTSDDSWTLQLAARALQHLSEAGVDVPMFSQSFSEHRLNLVVRGPDQTHALGVLERVFGGDAGACVIGVRGEVATLSVVGPPGIDGTALAARVFGVLGRRGTPVLAVAQGTTGRSVSICVPEGQLAGAVSDLHRELAVEVAHA
- the asd gene encoding aspartate-semialdehyde dehydrogenase; amino-acid sequence: MRKIPVGVLGATGVVGQRFVQLLADHPWFSLCALAASDRSAGRTYAEACRWLLPGPVPEAAAGLEVWPLEPELDCRLVFSALPADVAESVEERFAAAGYAVCSNTSAHRMDADVPLLIPEVNPDHTALIEGQRRRRGWSGCIVTAPNCSSTQVALALKPLHDAFGLLRVSVVTLQAVSGAGYPGLAALDILDNVIPFIDGEEDKLEREPAKLLGRLNGDDVAPAAVAVSAQCNRVPVRDGHTACVALSADRAPSAAEAAAALAAFRAAPEVAALPSTPPQPVEVLADGDRPQPVRDRDRAQGMTVAVGRLRPCPLLGLKFVVLGHNTIRGAAGGAVHNAELLAAQGWLS